Genomic DNA from Niabella ginsenosidivorans:
ATTGCCATAGGCAAACACATTTGATGTAACCACTCCATTCAGCACAACAGTTTCATTGTTGGGAAAACTGGTTTTCACATTTGTATAACGATTATCATAATTGGAGTTTGCAGGATAAGGGGCGTTACCATTTATATAAAAATTAATATTCTTGATTGCATCATGGTTGTATGCGGGATGGTTGGTACCGCGGATTACTTTAATAGTTGCTGTAATGGAGCTATCGGATGCATTAAACACAGGAGGCGTAACCCACTGGATCACCAGCATGGAAGATACGGTAAAATCTTTAGTGGTTACACCCTGGATATTAATATTCCGGGAAGAATCTATTACAGAAGGCCATGTGGGCGCCAAAGGAACAAATGGCCCATTGATATTGATGTTATAATACCCCTTAAATATCCTGGAATTGTTATAATAACCTTCGGTGTTAGCACCAAAGTTCGGATTAGGTGTTGGAGCTGTGGCCGTCCAGCTTAACTCCAATAGCTGGATACTTGCTTCTCCCATATCCAGCTGAAGCGGCTGACCCGTCAACGAGTCATAAATAGTTCCCCTGATGGTGGCATCAGGTTCTGCATAGCTATCCGCTTTAATACAGGCAGTAAGGCAGCTGACAATCAGCATAGCGATCAGAACTACGGGCATTGGATATTTATTTCCTCTTTGCATTGTAACGATTTTTAAAATTCCACAATTAATAACCTATATTTTGAATCATTTTTTTGTTATTCGATATTTCAGAACCCGGGAAGTTTTGATAATACCATACAGATTTCCATGTGTACCCATTACTATATCTTGTCATTTCCTCAAAGGGTTTAATATCAAAAATATATTTGCCGGTCTCTGCTACATAGAATGGAGTTAACTGACGATAAATGGTCGCATTCATTTCTGAGTCAAACAATCTCCAGCGATTCAGATTGAACCACGTTTTGTTTTCAAAGGCAAATTCCTTTCTCCATTCCTTCCTCACTGTATTCAGCGAGAAGGAAGCCAGCGGGGTCTGGGTAGCGCCGGCCCTGGCCTGGATCTGATTCACATATCCCAGGGCTTCACTTGTATTTCCGCCTAACTCCATAATGGCTTCAGCAGCGGTCAGTAACACTTCCGCATACCGAATCTCGATCCAGGTTTGATTACTATGCCCATAGCTGCTGCTGGAACCCATGTCGGCAGGCGCCTTACTCGGATTCAGGTATTTACGTATTGAAAAACCCATAAAAGCAGAGGAGCTATACCATGCACCCCCACCGGTGGAATATATACCGGCATTGCCGGCAGCTAATATTGTTTGCCCGGCATTAGGATACCCCGCGGGTATCGTATAGAGGCGGTTGGTATTACCACTGCCTGTGTTTGTTGGTCCCAGGCCAACAAATATCTGGCTGCCGGTATTCGTAATATCATACCTGCTGTTCAAAGGCGTGCCTTCACCCGAGTTCTTGATATCATCAGGACTGATTGCTCCCCCGGCATGCCCCTGAGGTTTTACAATACCCGCCCTTATTTCTATAACAGAACCTTTTAGCACATCATAGGGGGTAATGACAAAAGCCTTCAGGCGTGGTTCTGCGTTGGCAAACAGGTCAGTTGGGTTGGCATACTGTACATAGGTCCCGTCCGGATTCAGGTTTTTCAACCTGGGGCAACCAAAAGCGTTTGGCAGATTCTGGATGGCCTTAGGCCCGTCCCCGTTCCAGGTTGGAATGCCATCATACATTTCTACAAAATCCAATGTAGGGCTTACTTCAGAGCCCCACCCCCATCCTCTGATGCAGTCAGGGATCATATACAGGTCCCAGTTATGGCCGGAAGACAGGTATGTATCATATTGCCTTACAAAAATATTTTCCGGACTGGCGGCATCAAAGAACATATCGATCATATTTTGGGTTTGAGCAGCCAAATTACCTGCCACCCAACTTTTCATATACAAACTGTAGGTTTTACCGGCAGTACCGTTTATGACCAATTTAGCAGCATCATACGCAGCCTGGAAATAAGCAGCTGCTTTGGCCGGGCCATCCGCAAAGCCGCATAATTGCCCTGTACCATATTGGTTCGCAGGAGAAATGTTGGTGTTGTATTTAGCAATACATCCCGCATACAGCATTGCCCTGGCTTTGTAGGCGGCTGCGGTACTTTTATCAGCCCGGCCTGTTTGATTGGTTACAGGCAGCAGATTATAAGCAGAATCCAGATCAGAACCGATAAAGTTCCATGTGTCCTCTTCTGAAGACCTTTCCAGACCATTGATGGCTGCCGAATCTGTACTGGTTGAGGGGTAGTTAATGGGCGTTTTCACCAAGGGAACGCCGCCAAAACGTCTTACCAGGGCATAATAGCAGGTAGCACGTACAAAATGCGCTTCGCCCAGCCAACCCTGTACCTGTGCAGCAGAGAAGCTCCCCGCATAAGCAGGAAGGTTTTGTATAAAATAATTACAATCCCTGATGGTACCGTACACCGCATTATAGTTAACAACATTACTGTTCTCATTAGGCTGACGCCAGTCTCTCCCTAAAGATTCTCCGGTTGATTTACTGCCCCAATTAAAGGCATTATACGCGTTATTGTAACCATTGGAGGGAGAATATTTAAAGTCTTCTATGGGCATTTCACTATATAAACGCGCCATATAAGAGGTTACACCATCCGGAGTACCTAATATGGCAGCATCTGATAAAATGTTAGGAGGCGGAACATCCAATTTTTTACAGGAATCCATCATTATTGTAAGGCTCATCAATAACAATGAGAAAATTAAAAATCTTTTTGACATAATATAATAATTTTAATTTCTTGAATTAGAATTTCAGGTCAAGACCAAAACTCACTGCCTTGTTCAACGGATAAGCATAACCACTTGCCTCACCATTATTTCCCGGATGTTCCGGATCCATGGATGCAGGCGCTTTTTGCAACGTCCAGATATTATATGCATTAACAAAGAAACGTACGTTGCTGATCCCGCTTTTCTTCAGTATAGCTGGCGGAACCGAATACCCCAGCTCTATTGATTTTAATCTTAAATAAGAGCCATTGATGTAATACGAAGTTGTTGTTGTAGGAATAGCATTTCCGTTCATAGGATAGTAACCGGGCACCCATTCCTGTGTAGGATCATAAGGATCTGCAGCCGGGTCGGCAGGATGCCATGCATTCATAAAGTCTGCAATGCCGTTCCCTTTAGACTGTCCAACAGAGAACCTTGTAAACTCGCCCGGAAGTTGTAAGTACCGCATCGTTGCGCCCTGCCACACCATTGCCAGATCCAAATCCCGATATCTTAAACCAACGGAAGAACCAAAGTTCATCAACGGATAAGCGCCATTAGCATTGATCAGGAAAGTACCATAGTTATAGGTAGAACTGGCGGAACTTTGTTGCCCGATCCCGGCATAATCTGTATAGTAGAAATCGCCGGGAAGGGTTCCGTTAGGTACATACCAGGGAGAATTTAAGATCTGATCCCAGCTTTGGTATTGCCCTGCAGTTTGTTCCATAAAGGTCACATCAGCAGGTCTGTTTACCAAATTATTCCGCCAGTTGTTATAAGAATTGGTCTGTTTAGCATCTCCGGGACGGCTGGTCCAATAGGTTCTTGTATAAGACGCATTTACGGTTGCATCCAATACAAACTTACCAAAAGTGCTATGGTGCGTCAACGTCAATTCAAAACCATGCGCCTGATCATTATTGAGGTTTTCCTGGGGCAGACTGGCACCCACTATACCGGGCAGTGCAGCCGACCGGGTACCTAACAGCCCAGACCTGTTCCTGACAAAATACTCAGCTGTAATTCCTAACATCCCCTTCCACATGCTGTAATCGAGACCTACATTAAATGTTTTAGAGGTAAGCCATGTTAAATTTGGATTTGCAATCCCTTTATTTTGAGAAGCAGATACAAACTGACCGTCAAATACAGCTCCCGCCGGCAGATACTGAGGATTCAGCGTATACCCAAGACCACCGGTGGCAGGATAATAATACCCTGTCAGAAATTGGTAGGCGGCAGAACCGTCATCGCCCAATACACCATAAGAAGCTCTGAATTTCAGGTTATCTACAAATGATAAAAAGTCAGCATTCCTAAAGAACTTTTCATCACTGATCTTCCAGCCGGCAGAAGCGACGGGGAAAAATCCCCATTGATCCGTGCTGATAAATTTAGAGGATCCGTCATAGCGGAAGGAAACTTCTGCCATATACTTTGACCTGTAGTCATAAGCTAAACGGCCTACATACGCTCTGTTTACATAATCATACGGATATCCGCCGTTCATGCCCGCGTTATTGTTTGCATTCATTATTCCTGCAAACAAATAGGGTACAGACAGGGCTAAATCCCTTTGTCCATTAAAGTTATCCCCTTTACTTTCTGTTTGTTCCGCCAAAATCATGGCGTCCACGTTATGTCCGCTGAATGATGCCCGGTATTCTGCCTTTATCCTCGTCATCCATTGTTTCGTAACAAAGTATTGCCTTGTAATGGTGCTTGGTGATTGTTGTACATTGCCCTTGGGATTATTCTGTAAATAGGTGGCAGATGTGTCAGCATACAAACTATATGTCTTA
This window encodes:
- a CDS encoding SusC/RagA family TonB-linked outer membrane protein, which gives rise to MIQKDASVFYRLNPNDIESISILKDASAAVYGFRSANGVVVVTTKKGQSGRFSLEYTGTYGLQNRSGVPTMADPVQYMTIANQMAERAGGPASGLVRSFSDSAINLYRNGTLTGTDWINMTMLKNAPQTQHTLSATGGSDRITFYSSLSYLYQDGLFKNNALKYNKYSLTNNISAKLTRDLKIKFNLDAIADDRHQPYVDVNNFFYTAWNMNPIQKPYWDEAQQYPQQSWLDYGWNPLILMDPNTVGYKKYNNLYANGLVDITYDAPFLKGLQLSFTGSYNYSNSDNDFYAKTYSLYADTSATYLQNNPKGNVQQSPSTITRQYFVTKQWMTRIKAEYRASFSGHNVDAMILAEQTESKGDNFNGQRDLALSVPYLFAGIMNANNNAGMNGGYPYDYVNRAYVGRLAYDYRSKYMAEVSFRYDGSSKFISTDQWGFFPVASAGWKISDEKFFRNADFLSFVDNLKFRASYGVLGDDGSAAYQFLTGYYYPATGGLGYTLNPQYLPAGAVFDGQFVSASQNKGIANPNLTWLTSKTFNVGLDYSMWKGMLGITAEYFVRNRSGLLGTRSAALPGIVGASLPQENLNNDQAHGFELTLTHHSTFGKFVLDATVNASYTRTYWTSRPGDAKQTNSYNNWRNNLVNRPADVTFMEQTAGQYQSWDQILNSPWYVPNGTLPGDFYYTDYAGIGQQSSASSTYNYGTFLINANGAYPLMNFGSSVGLRYRDLDLAMVWQGATMRYLQLPGEFTRFSVGQSKGNGIADFMNAWHPADPAADPYDPTQEWVPGYYPMNGNAIPTTTTSYYINGSYLRLKSIELGYSVPPAILKKSGISNVRFFVNAYNIWTLQKAPASMDPEHPGNNGEASGYAYPLNKAVSFGLDLKF
- a CDS encoding DUF3823 domain-containing protein: MQRGNKYPMPVVLIAMLIVSCLTACIKADSYAEPDATIRGTIYDSLTGQPLQLDMGEASIQLLELSWTATAPTPNPNFGANTEGYYNNSRIFKGYYNININGPFVPLAPTWPSVIDSSRNINIQGVTTKDFTVSSMLVIQWVTPPVFNASDSSITATIKVIRGTNHPAYNHDAIKNINFYINGNAPYPANSNYDNRYTNVKTSFPNNETVVLNGVVTSNVFAYGNNYIVKSIGKIAPTSTPRTWWVRVGACTTTNIPVVGTPLNYSTIQTVTVSK
- a CDS encoding RagB/SusD family nutrient uptake outer membrane protein; protein product: MSKRFLIFSLLLMSLTIMMDSCKKLDVPPPNILSDAAILGTPDGVTSYMARLYSEMPIEDFKYSPSNGYNNAYNAFNWGSKSTGESLGRDWRQPNENSNVVNYNAVYGTIRDCNYFIQNLPAYAGSFSAAQVQGWLGEAHFVRATCYYALVRRFGGVPLVKTPINYPSTSTDSAAINGLERSSEEDTWNFIGSDLDSAYNLLPVTNQTGRADKSTAAAYKARAMLYAGCIAKYNTNISPANQYGTGQLCGFADGPAKAAAYFQAAYDAAKLVINGTAGKTYSLYMKSWVAGNLAAQTQNMIDMFFDAASPENIFVRQYDTYLSSGHNWDLYMIPDCIRGWGWGSEVSPTLDFVEMYDGIPTWNGDGPKAIQNLPNAFGCPRLKNLNPDGTYVQYANPTDLFANAEPRLKAFVITPYDVLKGSVIEIRAGIVKPQGHAGGAISPDDIKNSGEGTPLNSRYDITNTGSQIFVGLGPTNTGSGNTNRLYTIPAGYPNAGQTILAAGNAGIYSTGGGAWYSSSAFMGFSIRKYLNPSKAPADMGSSSSYGHSNQTWIEIRYAEVLLTAAEAIMELGGNTSEALGYVNQIQARAGATQTPLASFSLNTVRKEWRKEFAFENKTWFNLNRWRLFDSEMNATIYRQLTPFYVAETGKYIFDIKPFEEMTRYSNGYTWKSVWYYQNFPGSEISNNKKMIQNIGY